Within Dysosmobacter sp. Marseille-Q4140, the genomic segment ATGAAACTTCATGCGTCCGGGGAGGACTACCTGGAAACCATCCTTGTTCTCCAAAAGAAACTCGGTATGGTACGCTCCGTAGATGTGGCCCGGCACATGGAGGTGTCAAAGCCCAGCGTGTGCCATGCAGTGGCTACCTTGCGGGACGGCGGCTTTCTCACGATGGACGAAGATCACTTTCTCCATCTGACCGATGTGGGCCGCGAGGTGGCTGAAAAAATCTATGAGCGTCACTGCTTCTTTACCGAGCAGCTTATCGCCGCAGGCGTTGACCCAAAAACTGCGGAGGCCGATGCCTGCCGGATTGAACACATTATCAGCGATGAAAGCTTTTCACGGCTGAAAGAGGCAGCCGGACAGGAACAAACCTAAACCGAATAAGCCAAGCGATCCTGCCCCGCAAGACGGGAAAAGAAAAAAACCGTTGCAGGGCAGGCAACTTCGTGCGCCCATAATGGATTTTCAGGGACTGCGGCGGTTTTGAGTACATCAAGGCCGCCGTTCCTTATGCCCTCGACAAAGGAGTGACGCCTACACGCTGACACGGCGGCTTTAGGAGGGAGCCGCCATGAAGCACACTGACCGCCGACAAATTCAGACGATATTTGCACTATCGTCAAAAAAATCCCGGCCACCGAACAGGCCCCGTCTGGCAGCCAGTGCGAAAATTGTCACAATGTAACTGAATACCGTGTTTTTTGCGCTCGAATAGCTTCATGCTGTCCGGGCGCTTTTTCATACCTGTGGGGCCGGAACATCGGGCCAACATGGCCCGAACCTTGCCCCCGGTGTCGTTCCCCGCCGCCCCGTTCAGATTTTCCCGCAAAAATCTGAACGGAGGAAAGGCCGATGGAAGTCACCATCAATTACAACGGACAAGCTGTGGCCGTGGAGGTCACGCTGGAAGTCTATGAATTTCTTGACCGGGCCGACCACAAAGCCGAAAACCTGTCTCATGAGCAGCGGCGGCATTGGGATGGCCGGGAGTTTGACGAGTACATAGTTGCCACCGAGGGCGTGGGTATCTACGGCGAAACGCCGGAGGACTACCTTTGCCGCATGGAAACGCTGGGCGAGCTGATGGCCGTCCTGGACACCTGCACCGAGACCCAGCGCCGCCGGTTCCTGCTCTATGCCCTGGACGGGCTGAGTTTTTCGGAGATCGCTGCCCTGTGCGGCTGCTCCAAGAGTTCGGTGCAAGGCTCCATTGAAGCGGTCAGAAAAATTTTCAAAAAAATTTTGAGAAACCACCCATACGAATGACCCCTTTTCGGGCTACCAAGTGAAAGGGATTGTCTCCCTTATCCCAGCGGGAGGCGGACAGCGGACAAGCTGCCCGCCTCCCCCATTTTCAGGAGGTAAGCCTATGAAAACCATCAATCTGCGGTGGATTTATCCCCACTACCGGCACAACGAGTTTGTGGAGGTCAGCGATGAGGTCTGGGAGGCCATACAGCAGGCCCAGCGCGAGATGAACAACTATGAGCGCCGGAAGGTCTACCACCGCGCCTACTACTCCCTGGACGCATATAGCTGGACGGAGAACTACGCGCTGGAACACGGGAGATCGCCGGAGGAAATCCTTTTGGAGCGCGAGGAACGGGCCGCCCGCCTGCGGCTGGTTGCCGCCTTGCCGGAGGCACTGTCTCATACCACTCCAACCCAGGCCCGCCGTGTCCGGGCCTACTACATCGCCGGTATCAACCAGCCGAAAATTGCCCGGATGGAGGGCGTACACAGCAGCAAGGTCAGCATTGCCATCCGGCGGGGCCTGCGGAATATGCGCCGCTGCTATGACGGCCTTTTCCCGTCAGAATGAGGGCGGGCCTATGCAGACCATCAACCTCAAGCAATATTATCCGTTCTGCACTGAGGACACCCTTGTGGAGGTGTCGGATGAAATCGTTGAGGCATTCCTGCTGGACAAGCGGGCCGAGGCCGCCAGGGAGCGCAAGATGTACCGCTACAAGGCCCACTACTCCCTTGACTGTGACGACGGGATTGAGAAGGCTGCCATCGGCTGGGCGCAGCCATCGCCGGAGGACTACATCGTGCAGAAAGAGGAACAGGCCGAACACGCCGAGCTGATCCGGCGGCTCTATGAGGCCATTTCCTCTTTGCCCCCAGCGCAGGCCCGCCGCGTCCATGCCCGGTATATGCTGGGGATGAAAGTGAAGGACATTGCCGCGATGGAGGGTATCACCCCATCCCAGGCGGGGAAGTCCATCCATGCGGCGCTTCGGCGGCTGCGCCGGTACTTCATACGCCGGAAATGGACAGGCGGCCTATGTTGGCTGGCGTGCAGGCTGGCGGGAAACCGGCTCAGCGCCCGGTGGCAGTATACCGCTATGAAACTTGTGCCGGTATTCTTACTGTTTCCGGTGGGGTCGTGGCTGCAGTACTTGGGCGACGCCCTGAAAAGTGCGGCCCAGCTTCCTGAAATGCAACTGCCGCTGATCTTGCCGGAGGCATCCCACGGGGGGCTTCCTGAAGTTGTCTCCCATACCGCTACAGCAGCCCCCCAGGCGTTTCCGCAGTTGGCGATTTCACCTACCGCCCATCAGGTCCTCATCACGCTGTGGGGTGTGTGCGCGGCAGCCGTTCTGGTCTGGAAATTTGTGCGATTTGCGGGATTCAGGCGGCGTCTGCGGCAAGCGGGACTGGTGGAACCAGGAGCTAACACGCAGCTTCTCCTCCAGAACTGTCGTCAAAAACTCGGCGTCCGGAAACCGGTTCAGCTCTGGATCAGTTCGGCAGCGCCGGGCCCCTTCGCCACAGGACTGCTGCATCCGCGTATTGTTCTGCCGGACCGGGCATTTTCCCAGCGGGAACTGCAGTACATTTTGCTCCATGAGCTGACGCACATCAAATCCGGAGACCTGTGGGTCCGCTGGATCTCTATGTTGGCGGCAGCAGTGCACTGGTGGAATCCGGCCATTTACCTGTGGAACCGGAAGATGGTGGAGCTGAGCGAAGAGAGCTGCGATGAGCGGGTCGTGCTGGATTGGCCCTCCCAGGAACGGATCGATTACGGCCGGGTCCTGCTGAAAACGGCCTGCGCTGCGGCGATACCGGAGGGACTGACCACATCGATCTCCACAACAAAACTGCTTCAAAGGAGGCTATCGAGAATGTTTCACACCAGGAATCTTACGAAAAAGCAGAAAATGATCTCCGCAGGCGTCATCTTGGCCCTGCTGGTCTGCGGTTCGGCAGCGGCTCTGGCTGTACAGAGCCCCGTTGTCATCCGGGAGGAATCGAAAGCCGCCGGGCAGACATCCGATTTCGCCAGTTCGCAGGGAACGGCGTCCGACACGATGGAACAAAAGGATCCGGTTCCTGCTGCGCCCCAGGAAGACTACGGTGAAGTTCAGGAGGACGAGGCATCTGATCCGCCGGCGAGGGCCGAGCAGGAGCGCGCCCCGGCTTCTTCCAATGCCGCCGGATCGCAGGACGATGCGGATGGACAAAATGCGCAGAGCATAGAGCCCGCGGATGACCATACGGCAGACACTTCCATCTATGCAGACGCCGTCCGGGGCGACACGGAGTTGATTCTGGCCCGAGGGGGCACGCTGCTGCCGGACAACGATCTGGGGTCCTACCGTGAGGTTAACGGCACCTTTTATAAACTTTTTGCAGCCAAAGGAAGCACCCCTAATGTGGTGCGTGTGATGGCAGAATATGACGTTGGAAATTGGGAAATTCTGAATTCTTCCGAACAGAAGATTGCCAGCGAAACCCTGGTAAACGGCGAGTACCCCAAAAACAGCCATGGAGAGAGCTATGGATCTTCTGCCTTGGCAAACTATGTTGGTTATTCCCCAGATTTGATTGCGGCTGTCGGCACTCACGGTGAGTCCGGCTATATTCGGGACGCAGACACGGATGTCATCCCAGATCTTTCCGCTGAGGAGTGCCCACACGAGTTTATGGTCCCCCTCTACGATTCCGAGGGCGAAGTCATCGGTGAATTCGCTGTTGACTGCGGCG encodes:
- a CDS encoding metal-dependent transcriptional regulator, with product MKLHASGEDYLETILVLQKKLGMVRSVDVARHMEVSKPSVCHAVATLRDGGFLTMDEDHFLHLTDVGREVAEKIYERHCFFTEQLIAAGVDPKTAEADACRIEHIISDESFSRLKEAAGQEQT
- a CDS encoding sigma-70 family RNA polymerase sigma factor, coding for MEVTINYNGQAVAVEVTLEVYEFLDRADHKAENLSHEQRRHWDGREFDEYIVATEGVGIYGETPEDYLCRMETLGELMAVLDTCTETQRRRFLLYALDGLSFSEIAALCGCSKSSVQGSIEAVRKIFKKILRNHPYE
- a CDS encoding RNA polymerase subunit sigma-24 → MKTINLRWIYPHYRHNEFVEVSDEVWEAIQQAQREMNNYERRKVYHRAYYSLDAYSWTENYALEHGRSPEEILLEREERAARLRLVAALPEALSHTTPTQARRVRAYYIAGINQPKIARMEGVHSSKVSIAIRRGLRNMRRCYDGLFPSE